Proteins encoded together in one Methanobrevibacter sp. window:
- a CDS encoding RNase J family beta-CASP ribonuclease, protein MSVEVIAIGGYQEVGKNMTAVRIGEDVIIFDMGIHLDRISMHEDTDIDRMHSLDLIERGVIPDDTLMKDVDGKVRGIVFSHGHLDHIGAVAKLAHRYDAPLIGTPYTAALIEKQIKGERKFKVTNPIRPLNPGSQMKLSKDITLEFVQSTHSIPQAVFPVLHTPEGVIVYALDFKFDNHQKVSPPPDYKRLRELGRKGVLALIVETTNAINYNEVKTHSERIAKNILEDVMKGPLQERTGMIVTTFSSHVERVQAIADIAKKSHREIFFLGRSMERFCGIAQKLGILKLPKNASIFGSPKAVNKALMRADEDRANYLLVTTGHQGEPDALLPRIANGRTPFNIKKGDNVIISAPIIPNPTNAANRHIMERRLKLKGARIYPNAHVSGHAGREDHREFLRMLKPQHIIPAHGDLSMLAAYAELAEEEGYRIGYDIHILRNAQAQVFKG, encoded by the coding sequence ATGAGTGTAGAAGTAATCGCTATAGGAGGATATCAGGAAGTCGGAAAAAACATGACTGCTGTTAGAATCGGCGAAGACGTTATAATATTTGATATGGGAATTCATCTTGACAGAATCAGCATGCACGAAGATACTGACATTGATAGAATGCATAGCTTAGATTTAATTGAAAGAGGGGTTATTCCCGATGATACATTGATGAAGGATGTGGACGGTAAAGTAAGGGGAATCGTATTCTCTCACGGTCACTTGGACCACATTGGTGCGGTAGCTAAATTAGCTCATAGATATGATGCGCCGTTAATCGGAACACCATATACTGCCGCTTTAATCGAAAAACAGATTAAAGGAGAACGCAAATTCAAGGTAACTAATCCGATTAGGCCACTTAACCCTGGAAGTCAAATGAAATTGTCAAAGGACATTACTTTGGAATTTGTTCAATCAACACACAGTATTCCACAGGCAGTATTTCCGGTTTTACATACTCCGGAAGGAGTAATTGTTTATGCATTGGATTTCAAGTTTGATAATCATCAAAAAGTTTCTCCACCTCCAGATTATAAAAGATTAAGAGAGCTTGGAAGAAAAGGAGTGCTTGCATTAATTGTTGAAACCACCAATGCCATAAATTACAATGAGGTTAAAACCCATTCGGAGCGTATTGCAAAAAACATATTGGAAGATGTGATGAAAGGACCTCTCCAAGAGAGAACCGGGATGATTGTTACAACATTTTCTTCACATGTTGAACGTGTGCAGGCCATTGCAGACATTGCAAAGAAAAGCCATAGGGAAATATTTTTCTTAGGCAGATCCATGGAGCGTTTTTGCGGTATTGCTCAAAAATTAGGAATACTGAAATTACCAAAAAATGCCAGTATTTTCGGTTCTCCAAAAGCAGTAAATAAAGCTTTAATGAGAGCTGATGAAGACAGGGCAAATTATTTACTTGTAACTACAGGTCACCAAGGTGAACCTGATGCATTACTCCCAAGAATAGCTAATGGCAGAACTCCATTCAATATTAAAAAAGGAGATAATGTAATCATTTCTGCACCGATTATTCCAAACCCAACCAATGCTGCAAACAGGCATATTATGGAGAGGAGATTAAAATTAAAGGGTGCTAGAATTTATCCGAATGCTCACGTTTCCGGACACGCTGGAAGAGAAGACCACAGGGAATTCTTGCGAATGTTAAAACCGCAACACATCATTCCAGCACACGGGGACTTATCAATGCTTGCGGCTTACGCTGAACTTGCTGAAGAAGAAGGTTATAGAATTGGATATGATATTCATATCTTAAGAAATGCTCAAGCACAAGTTTTTAAAGGTTAG
- the idsA gene encoding short chain isoprenyl diphosphate synthase IdsA produces MSDVKEVLGNYSTDITKTIEDELATITPDNLAEASVYLTRAGGKMLRPALTLIVAEAVGGKRESALKSAAAIELIHTFSLIHDDIMDDDDMRRGMPSVHKVWGEDVAILAGDTLFSKAFEIIIGTEGTTSDQNNKALATVADACVKICEGQASDMGFEDRFDVSEDEYMEMIFKKTGALIAAATKAGAIMGGASDEVIDAMYEYGRLIGLAFQIQDDYLDLASDEETLGKPIGSDIGKGKMTIIAIKGLASDDDGRLLELLKDENNSEDDIAEAIEILTNCGAIEYARNLALESVEKAKQVLEILPDSSSKQVLANIADFVLERSA; encoded by the coding sequence ATGAGTGATGTAAAAGAAGTGTTAGGAAATTATTCAACTGACATTACAAAAACTATTGAAGACGAATTGGCAACTATTACTCCTGATAATCTTGCAGAAGCATCAGTTTATCTTACAAGAGCTGGTGGAAAAATGCTTAGACCGGCTTTAACTTTAATTGTTGCTGAGGCTGTTGGTGGAAAACGTGAATCTGCACTAAAATCTGCTGCAGCTATTGAATTGATTCATACATTTTCACTTATTCATGATGATATCATGGATGATGATGATATGAGGAGAGGAATGCCTTCTGTTCATAAGGTTTGGGGTGAAGATGTAGCAATCCTAGCAGGGGATACTTTATTTTCAAAGGCTTTTGAAATAATTATCGGAACTGAGGGAACAACTTCTGATCAAAACAATAAAGCATTAGCTACAGTTGCAGATGCATGCGTTAAGATCTGTGAAGGTCAAGCTTCAGACATGGGATTTGAAGATAGATTTGACGTAAGCGAAGATGAATATATGGAAATGATTTTCAAAAAGACCGGTGCATTGATAGCGGCTGCCACTAAAGCTGGTGCCATCATGGGTGGTGCATCAGATGAAGTCATTGATGCGATGTATGAATATGGTCGTTTAATTGGTCTAGCTTTCCAGATTCAGGACGATTACCTTGATTTGGCTTCAGATGAAGAGACATTAGGAAAACCGATTGGATCTGACATTGGAAAAGGCAAGATGACAATAATCGCAATTAAAGGTTTGGCTAGTGATGATGATGGCAGATTGCTGGAATTGTTAAAAGATGAAAATAATTCTGAAGATGATATAGCTGAAGCAATTGAAATTTTAACAAATTGTGGTGCTATTGAATATGCTCGCAATTTGGCACTAGAATCTGTAGAGAAAGCAAAACAAGTACTTGAAATATTGCCTGATTCTTCATCTAAACAGGTACTTGCAAACATTGCTGATTTTGTACTTGAGAGAAGTGCATAA
- a CDS encoding nicotianamine synthase family protein, whose amino-acid sequence MSCWKYWGKLEEIADKLSSYGDLDKYGDSALDDVNLDEIIEILDDVEIIAHDKSIDFDSAKHILDDEKMNKALKLIRKFYVYVGARLETENALKILESDNPTETLDSFHFYDRYIGLIENERQLAKFNDQKTFVFLGSGPLPLTLIMFNKVFGCKCIGIEMQENVAELSRKVLKRLGLDKDIEIVVGDETVIESLDYDILMVAALAEPKERVFSNIWEYVDPSTPVIYRTYTGMRAILYAPVLDKDTRGFHKEVMVLPTGNTNNTSVLIRKVI is encoded by the coding sequence ATGAGTTGTTGGAAATATTGGGGCAAACTCGAGGAAATTGCAGATAAATTGTCATCATATGGTGATTTGGATAAATATGGGGATTCTGCATTGGATGATGTGAATCTTGATGAAATTATTGAGATATTGGATGATGTTGAAATCATTGCGCATGATAAGTCAATTGATTTTGACTCAGCAAAGCATATTCTTGATGATGAGAAGATGAATAAGGCATTAAAGTTAATTAGGAAATTTTATGTTTATGTTGGTGCCAGACTTGAAACTGAAAATGCTCTAAAAATTTTAGAATCAGATAATCCGACTGAAACATTAGACTCATTCCATTTCTATGATAGATACATTGGTTTAATTGAAAACGAACGTCAATTGGCCAAGTTTAATGACCAAAAGACCTTTGTATTTTTAGGTTCAGGCCCTCTTCCATTAACATTGATAATGTTTAATAAGGTATTTGGATGCAAATGCATTGGAATAGAAATGCAAGAAAATGTTGCTGAGTTATCAAGGAAGGTGCTAAAAAGATTAGGTCTTGATAAGGATATTGAAATTGTCGTTGGCGATGAAACCGTTATAGAATCACTGGATTACGATATTTTAATGGTTGCAGCACTTGCAGAGCCTAAAGAAAGAGTGTTCTCTAACATCTGGGAGTATGTGGATCCGAGCACGCCTGTAATTTATAGGACATATACTGGTATGAGGGCTATTTTATATGCTCCGGTTCTTGATAAGGATACTAGAGGATTCCATAAAGAGGTAATGGTTCTTCCAACCGGTAATACAAACAACACTTCTGTTTTAATTAGGAAAGTTATTTAA
- a CDS encoding ADP-ribosylglycohydrolase family protein, whose translation MKGILGAICGDIIGSTREFNSIKTKDFNLFTKKSIFTDDTIMTLAIAKWLCEDKDSRDVLIKNLKYFGNQYPHAGYGGMFKKWLSQESPEGYGSWANGSAMRVSPCAWAAESLEEAQKLAELSAIVTHDHPEGVKGALATSDAIYLARIGASKDEIKNHVEVRYQYDLSRSLDEIRPYYSFDVSCAGSVPESIICFLEAGDFEDTIRNAVSLGGDADTQAAIAGSIASAYWDIPRDIAYKSIHRLDYRLLNVLIEFEEEFL comes from the coding sequence ATGAAAGGTATTTTAGGTGCAATCTGCGGAGACATTATAGGTTCAACAAGAGAATTTAATTCTATAAAGACTAAGGATTTTAATCTTTTTACAAAAAAATCCATTTTCACTGATGATACAATAATGACATTGGCTATCGCAAAGTGGCTATGTGAGGATAAAGATTCGAGGGATGTTTTGATTAAAAACTTAAAGTATTTCGGAAATCAATATCCTCATGCTGGCTATGGGGGAATGTTTAAAAAGTGGCTTTCCCAGGAATCACCTGAAGGTTATGGAAGTTGGGCTAACGGTTCGGCAATGCGCGTTTCACCATGCGCATGGGCTGCTGAAAGCTTGGAAGAAGCACAAAAGCTGGCTGAATTGTCTGCAATAGTAACTCATGACCATCCAGAAGGAGTTAAGGGAGCTCTTGCAACATCCGATGCAATCTATCTGGCTCGCATAGGGGCCAGCAAAGATGAAATCAAAAACCATGTTGAGGTTAGGTACCAATATGATTTAAGCAGGTCTTTGGATGAGATACGACCCTACTATTCGTTTGATGTATCCTGTGCTGGAAGCGTTCCCGAATCAATAATCTGTTTTCTTGAAGCCGGTGACTTTGAGGACACGATTAGAAACGCTGTTTCTTTAGGTGGTGATGCCGATACTCAAGCGGCCATTGCGGGAAGCATTGCATCAGCTTATTGGGATATTCCTAGAGATATTGCATATAAATCCATTCATCGCTTGGATTATAGGCTTTTGAATGTTTTGATTGAGTTTGAAGAAGAATTTCTTTAA
- a CDS encoding TrmB family transcriptional regulator: MDENIAILKGIGLTMYEAQAYVTLTSLIQATAFEVSEKSSIPRSKIYDVLKKLSEKNFIEIEDGRPLTYIVKSPVEVLSREKEKIDSEIDDTITRLTNVYENGMSQVQAPIWRIYGVEKIINQEIEIIKRAKTSINMRIGFLFEGEGEALAGALKYRKDLEVNILASPTCYINDEKFEIIEFFKENKINIQKADIPFVKVMICDSREMLHTYTKFSEDKRNVIPETAIGIWNKYEEIAKNYDDRFMNQLKKLKKKSKN; the protein is encoded by the coding sequence ATGGATGAGAATATAGCTATACTGAAAGGAATTGGACTTACAATGTATGAAGCACAGGCATATGTAACGCTGACATCACTAATTCAGGCCACGGCATTTGAAGTGTCTGAAAAATCAAGCATTCCTCGAAGCAAAATATATGATGTGCTAAAGAAGCTCAGCGAAAAGAATTTCATAGAAATTGAAGACGGAAGGCCACTGACATATATCGTCAAATCCCCAGTTGAAGTTTTAAGCCGTGAAAAAGAAAAAATTGACTCTGAAATTGATGATACGATAACAAGACTGACCAATGTTTATGAAAACGGGATGAGTCAGGTACAAGCCCCAATCTGGAGAATATACGGTGTTGAAAAAATCATAAACCAGGAAATCGAAATAATAAAAAGGGCAAAAACTTCAATCAACATGAGAATAGGTTTCCTATTCGAAGGAGAGGGCGAAGCGCTAGCAGGCGCACTGAAATACAGGAAAGACCTGGAAGTTAACATCTTGGCTTCCCCAACATGTTACATCAACGATGAAAAATTTGAAATAATCGAATTTTTCAAAGAAAACAAAATCAACATTCAAAAAGCAGACATCCCCTTTGTCAAAGTGATGATTTGCGATTCAAGGGAAATGCTGCACACATACACTAAATTTTCAGAAGACAAAAGAAACGTCATTCCCGAAACTGCCATTGGAATATGGAACAAATACGAAGAGATAGCTAAAAACTATGATGACCGCTTTATGAATCAGCTGAAAAAGCTAAAGAAAAAATCCAAAAATTAA
- the hcp gene encoding hydroxylamine reductase: protein MADGLDMFCYQCSQTAHGTGCTVSGVCGKKPTVARLQDNLIFTMKGISAYNYNANVLGKVDPEIDAFLTKGLYTTLTNVNFDVEDLVALALEAGKTSVDVMRLLKDAHIEAYGEPQPVDVKVGAQEGPAIIVTGHDLKALEELLKQVEGTDIKVYTHSEMLPAHGYPGLNKYENLAGQLGGAWHDQRAVFKKYNAAIVGTSNCVLPALDSYKERMFTMDVAKLEGVKTVEDYDFSEVIECAKSLGGLEAEELTTITTGWSAGAIVEHADKIKELVLDGKIRRFFVVGGCDKAAKHNDYYREFVANLPEDTVILTLACGKYKFNDLDLGDIEGIPRLLDVGQCNDTIVAVDVALALCDLFEMELNELPLTIVLSWMEQKAAAVLWALLYLGKTDMWIGPVLPAWANEDILNVLVENYNLTPTTGDAIADIKTIMGE, encoded by the coding sequence ATGGCAGATGGATTAGATATGTTTTGTTATCAATGTTCCCAAACCGCTCATGGTACCGGTTGTACAGTAAGTGGAGTTTGCGGTAAGAAACCAACAGTGGCAAGATTACAAGATAACTTGATCTTCACTATGAAAGGAATCAGTGCATATAACTACAATGCAAATGTTTTAGGAAAAGTAGACCCTGAAATCGATGCATTCTTAACCAAGGGATTGTACACCACATTGACCAACGTCAACTTTGATGTGGAGGATTTAGTTGCACTTGCTCTTGAAGCGGGTAAAACAAGTGTGGACGTAATGAGATTGCTCAAGGATGCACACATTGAAGCATATGGGGAACCACAACCTGTAGATGTTAAAGTCGGAGCACAGGAAGGTCCGGCAATCATCGTGACAGGTCACGACTTGAAAGCCTTAGAAGAGCTATTAAAACAAGTGGAAGGAACAGATATTAAAGTCTACACACACTCTGAGATGTTGCCAGCTCATGGATATCCTGGATTGAACAAATATGAAAACCTGGCAGGGCAATTGGGCGGAGCATGGCATGACCAAAGAGCAGTCTTCAAAAAATACAATGCGGCAATCGTTGGAACAAGTAACTGCGTATTGCCAGCACTTGACTCATATAAAGAAAGAATGTTCACAATGGATGTAGCAAAACTTGAAGGCGTAAAAACAGTTGAAGATTATGATTTCTCCGAAGTAATTGAATGTGCAAAATCTCTTGGAGGCCTTGAAGCTGAAGAGTTAACCACAATCACTACCGGATGGAGCGCTGGAGCTATTGTAGAGCATGCCGATAAGATTAAGGAATTGGTTCTGGATGGTAAAATCAGGAGATTCTTTGTTGTCGGAGGATGTGACAAGGCAGCTAAACACAATGACTACTACAGGGAATTTGTTGCAAACTTGCCTGAAGACACAGTCATATTGACATTAGCCTGCGGCAAATACAAGTTCAATGACTTGGATTTAGGAGACATTGAAGGAATTCCAAGATTGCTGGATGTGGGTCAATGTAACGATACCATTGTTGCAGTTGATGTGGCCCTAGCTTTATGTGATTTATTTGAAATGGAATTGAACGAATTGCCATTAACTATTGTGCTCAGTTGGATGGAACAGAAAGCCGCTGCAGTACTCTGGGCATTGCTTTACCTTGGAAAAACCGACATGTGGATCGGACCGGTACTTCCTGCATGGGCAAACGAAGACATTTTAAATGTCTTGGTAGAAAACTACAATTTGACTCCAACCACTGGAGATGCAATTGCAGACATAAAAACAATCATGGGGGAATAA
- a CDS encoding cupin domain-containing protein: protein MNEDIKAKALDIHSLLDYQKDSVVSREVIKKELGTVTFFAFDQGQGLSEHSAPFDAMVQVIDGEAEITISGVKNTVKAGEIIIMPANEPHALQAENSPYKMILTMIKSD from the coding sequence ATGAATGAGGATATTAAAGCCAAAGCTTTAGATATCCATTCATTATTGGATTATCAAAAAGACAGTGTTGTAAGTCGTGAAGTAATTAAAAAGGAGTTGGGAACAGTCACATTTTTTGCCTTTGATCAAGGTCAGGGGTTATCAGAACATTCTGCTCCTTTTGATGCGATGGTTCAGGTTATTGACGGTGAAGCGGAAATCACAATTTCTGGTGTAAAAAATACTGTTAAAGCTGGCGAGATTATTATCATGCCTGCAAATGAACCTCACGCACTGCAAGCCGAAAATAGCCCATATAAGATGATTTTAACTATGATTAAATCAGACTGA
- a CDS encoding phage integrase SAM-like domain-containing protein, whose translation MFENKLFKRFVKERNLKESTANGYESALKHYLKFHKKSIDELMQEAITDEENKIPLKDRNVKKRLLNYRSYLLKSNCSPNTVRTYFTKVKTFYIHFDIEIPHLPDAKYNKLYETNYLDLPTYEHIRKACDNVL comes from the coding sequence ATGTTTGAAAATAAATTATTCAAAAGATTTGTAAAAGAAAGAAATTTAAAAGAATCAACGGCCAATGGTTATGAATCTGCATTAAAACATTATTTGAAATTCCATAAGAAGTCTATTGATGAATTAATGCAGGAAGCCATTACCGATGAGGAAAATAAAATACCTTTAAAAGACCGTAACGTTAAAAAACGTTTGTTGAATTACCGAAGTTATCTTCTTAAGAGTAACTGTTCACCAAACACAGTTAGAACATATTTTACAAAAGTGAAAACGTTTTATATTCATTTTGATATTGAAATTCCTCATTTACCTGATGCTAAATATAATAAACTTTATGAAACTAATTATCTTGACTTACCTACTTATGAACATATTCGTAAAGCTTGTGATAATGTACTGTAG
- a CDS encoding AbrB/MazE/SpoVT family DNA-binding domain-containing protein codes for MMIANTKIYKNFQTSIPKEVREAFDINNDTIVEWGITDDGQPEVNFRNKVKLNDIIGIVKTEEVTNSVQLKKEVYLK; via the coding sequence ATGATGATTGCAAATACCAAAATATACAAAAACTTCCAAACTTCTATACCAAAAGAAGTAAGAGAAGCTTTTGATATTAATAATGATACAATTGTGGAATGGGGTATAACTGATGATGGGCAACCAGAAGTTAACTTCAGAAACAAAGTCAAATTAAATGATATTATTGGTATTGTAAAAACAGAGGAAGTTACAAATAGTGTGCAATTAAAGAAAGAGGTTTATTTAAAATGA
- a CDS encoding type II toxin-antitoxin system VapC family toxin, producing MSKYFFDSSFIIALALDNDSNKSKALELTDLLSEECYIGDNVIEEVVNVVNLKGDANKAETIYYFMMDNFKVINEHEISNYNTKTIKVFNKFNGKLSYTDSSMIVTVLEYDIDYLVTFDNEFKREERINVMGI from the coding sequence ATGAGTAAATATTTCTTTGACAGTTCATTTATAATTGCATTAGCGTTAGATAATGACAGTAATAAAAGCAAAGCTTTGGAACTTACAGATTTATTATCTGAAGAGTGTTACATTGGAGACAATGTAATAGAAGAAGTTGTGAATGTTGTTAACCTCAAAGGGGATGCTAATAAAGCAGAAACTATTTATTACTTCATGATGGATAACTTTAAAGTTATAAATGAACATGAGATATCAAATTACAATACAAAGACAATTAAAGTATTTAACAAGTTCAACGGCAAATTAAGTTATACTGATTCAAGTATGATTGTAACTGTGCTGGAGTATGATATTGATTATCTTGTCACTTTTGACAATGAATTCAAAAGAGAAGAACGAATAAATGTAATGGGTATCTAA
- a CDS encoding DUF6932 family protein, producing the protein MAKDKLPPFDKRGCLPEGIYNPTIEDFMERFVKVTERRKELFGKYQKFTKLCNEAKGIEEHYLDGSYVRNKEEPGDIDLLITFVEKDVTDGNGIPNDYAKIIFNQPRMKFEYEIHVFYAKITDESDSDEEKEHWENYKNSFLEWWGNHTIDRVNNINDEKKKGFIVFNKDDLHEIGA; encoded by the coding sequence ATGGCAAAAGATAAACTACCACCATTTGACAAAAGAGGATGCTTACCAGAAGGAATATACAATCCAACGATAGAAGACTTCATGGAAAGATTCGTAAAAGTAACTGAACGCAGAAAAGAATTATTTGGAAAATACCAAAAATTCACAAAACTATGCAATGAAGCAAAAGGAATCGAAGAACATTATTTAGATGGAAGTTATGTTAGAAACAAAGAAGAACCCGGAGATATAGATTTATTAATAACATTCGTTGAAAAAGATGTAACTGATGGTAATGGGATTCCTAATGATTATGCAAAAATCATTTTCAATCAACCAAGAATGAAATTTGAATATGAAATACATGTTTTTTATGCGAAAATCACTGATGAGTCAGATTCTGATGAAGAAAAAGAACATTGGGAGAATTATAAAAATTCATTTTTAGAATGGTGGGGAAATCATACTATTGATAGAGTAAATAACATAAATGATGAAAAAAAGAAGGGATTCATAGTTTTCAATAAAGATGATCTTCATGAAATAGGGGCATGA
- a CDS encoding Panacea domain-containing protein, whose protein sequence is MAWEVVSDGLNKEKFKAVLLYIINRCENKPNVGKTVICKLLYFSDFNYYEKHEKSITDETYLKYEHGPFPSHINEILDEMIDNGIIEWKSENYGGYPQDHYYLKEAPDLSLLNTDELRVINDVIDKIGGWSAGKASKYSHGDLPWKIAEDNDVLDYEYVFYRDQEYSVRDYDREIYN, encoded by the coding sequence ATGGCATGGGAAGTTGTAAGTGATGGATTAAACAAAGAAAAATTCAAAGCAGTTCTTTTATACATTATCAATAGATGTGAAAACAAACCAAATGTTGGAAAAACAGTAATATGTAAATTATTATATTTTTCTGATTTTAATTACTATGAAAAACATGAAAAATCTATAACTGATGAAACATATCTCAAATATGAACATGGTCCATTTCCATCTCATATTAATGAAATACTTGATGAAATGATTGATAATGGTATTATTGAATGGAAATCAGAAAATTATGGAGGTTACCCTCAGGATCATTATTATCTTAAAGAAGCTCCTGATTTATCTTTATTAAATACTGATGAATTAAGGGTAATTAATGATGTTATTGATAAAATTGGAGGTTGGTCTGCAGGAAAAGCCAGTAAATATTCTCATGGTGACTTGCCTTGGAAAATTGCAGAAGACAATGATGTATTAGATTATGAATATGTTTTTTATAGAGACCAAGAATATTCAGTGAGGGACTATGACAGAGAAATATATAATTAA
- a CDS encoding ATP-binding protein, with amino-acid sequence MPLEEVFPDSPFEPWRPVSHEKFKGRVKDRDKILRRIPHVIKHGRAEHFFITGKRGMGKTSFVNYVSRVAEDEYHMIPIHINNSGGKTVDELIQKLLDALVREFKKDYLGKKVVDKVLNTIQEFKVAGTGVSLKNTNELIQNIKNHFADFLIKTCEDLPEDYGIFIVIDDLNGLSENEEFTNWYKGFFEIMDFNEYHLPIIFTLISYPEEYERLCDLNESFFRIFNLIEIDNLEDKDIADFFESSFGEVGIEFEDGVESLQPMIFFSYGMPLIMQLIGDSVFWNAQDSLKINKDVVFLGITDATEELNKKQLKSKLNKIRSKTYINIFIKLAVNGWMTFKKSEFRQYLNSEERRSFEGFLKKAKQLGILEPIGKKNSGEYGFVNRLYLVYFLMLESQRNYNKVMSK; translated from the coding sequence ATGCCGTTAGAAGAAGTATTTCCAGATTCTCCATTTGAACCTTGGAGACCTGTATCTCATGAAAAATTTAAAGGTAGGGTAAAAGATAGAGATAAAATATTAAGAAGAATACCTCATGTTATTAAACATGGTAGAGCAGAGCATTTTTTTATCACTGGAAAACGGGGCATGGGTAAAACTTCTTTTGTTAATTATGTTTCAAGAGTGGCTGAGGATGAGTATCATATGATTCCTATTCATATTAATAATAGTGGAGGTAAGACTGTTGATGAATTGATACAAAAATTACTTGATGCATTAGTTAGGGAATTTAAGAAAGATTATTTGGGTAAGAAAGTTGTTGATAAAGTTTTAAATACTATTCAGGAATTTAAAGTTGCAGGAACGGGTGTTTCATTAAAAAATACTAATGAGTTAATTCAGAATATTAAAAATCATTTTGCGGATTTTTTAATAAAAACCTGTGAAGATTTACCTGAAGATTATGGTATTTTCATTGTTATTGATGATCTTAATGGATTATCAGAAAATGAGGAATTTACAAATTGGTACAAAGGGTTCTTTGAAATTATGGATTTCAATGAATATCATCTCCCTATAATTTTTACTTTAATTAGTTATCCTGAAGAATATGAAAGATTATGTGATTTGAATGAATCATTTTTTAGAATATTTAATCTAATTGAAATAGATAACTTGGAAGATAAAGACATTGCAGATTTCTTTGAATCTTCCTTTGGGGAAGTGGGTATTGAATTTGAAGATGGAGTTGAATCATTACAACCTATGATATTTTTCTCTTATGGTATGCCTTTAATAATGCAGTTAATTGGTGATTCTGTTTTTTGGAATGCTCAAGATAGTTTAAAAATTAATAAAGATGTTGTATTTTTAGGTATTACTGATGCTACTGAAGAATTAAATAAAAAACAATTAAAATCTAAGTTAAATAAAATAAGAAGTAAAACTTATATTAATATTTTTATTAAATTAGCTGTGAATGGATGGATGACTTTTAAAAAATCAGAATTTAGACAATATTTAAATTCTGAAGAGAGAAGATCTTTTGAAGGATTCTTGAAAAAAGCAAAACAATTAGGTATTCTCGAACCAATTGGAAAGAAAAACAGTGGGGAATATGGATTTGTTAATAGATTATATTTAGTATATTTCCTAATGTTAGAATCACAAAGGAATTATAATAAAGTTATGAGTAAATAA